GAAAAAAGTTCATATTATTTGTTAATTGAAATACTTTCTGATCTAACCTATTATTAATTGAAAATGGTTCATGACCCGCTATAATATAGTTTGAACTAGCATTCTCATCTAAAATAGTAATAGTTGGTGCTGGTGATGATAAAGCGTTTCTAAAATCATCGAAATGTGTATATCCAACCTGTAATTTATTCGTTGTAGTTTCATTAAATGTAGAGTTCAATTCTACTAAGAAAGAATCTATATTATTGTTGATTTCGTATCCAGTATTTTCAAATTGTAACGTTGTAGCGCTTGGGCCTCTAAACCCTAATGCCGTTGGATGTGCAGGTTTTTCTTTAGAAGCACGTAAGAAATTATATATAAATGCTAAACGGTGCTTCTTATTAATATTCCAGTCTAATTTAAAAATTCCTTTGGTTGATTCTGAATCAAAGGTAAACCCTTGAAAAGCTCCAGGGTTATACTTTTGTCCATTCCCTATATCAACTTGTGACAAGATATTACTTACTAACTGTAGATCTGATGCTAAAACTCTCGATTCGTTGATAGCTCCTGAGCCAGTATTTGGTTGAAAAGCTGATCCTAAATCTTCTCGTAAGTCTTTTTCAAAGTTTGCAAAGAAAAATAATTTGTCTTTGATTATTGGTCCTCCTAAACTTGCCCCATACTGTGTTTGTAATAACTTTGGTTTGAAAACTTCAAAACCATCTATTTTCCCTCCTGTAAAATCTTCATTTCGGTAAAAGCCATATACGGTTCCTTTGTATTCATTTGTTCCACTCTTGGTAACAGCATCTACAGATGCTCCTGTAAAACCAGAAAGCGTAACATCATACGGAGCAGTAGATACAGATATTTGCTCAATCGCATCTAATGATACTGGTTGCGAATCTGTTTGCCCACCTGGTGTAGCTGCATCTAATCCAAACGGATTATTAAAAATAGACCCATCTAAAGAGAAGTTGTTAAACTGATCATTTCTACCTCCAAATGAACCATTACTAGCTGTTGGTTCTAAACGAGTAAAATCTGAAGCAGAACGCGAAATAGTAGGTAAAGTCTTTAATTGAACTGCACTTACACTTGTTTGTGCTCCTGTTCTATCATTATTAAAAACTTTACTTTTAGAAGCTGATATTACAACTTCTTCCAGTTGTTCACCATCTTCAGCAAGCTTACCATTAATATTGGTCGTCTTTCCTAAGGTTAAAAATACATTGTTAACTTCTTGAGGTTTAAAACCTACATAACTGAATGTTATTTTATAAGGTCCCCCTACTCTTAAGTTCGGAATTGTATACTTTCCGTTATCCTGAGCTACTGCTCCAGACACTGTTCCTGTTGGTACATGCAGTACCACGATGTTTGCTCCAAATAATGGCTCCCCAGCATTATCTGTAACAACTCCTTTTATCTTAGATGTTGTAATCTGAGCACTAATACTGGCTACAAACATCAAGAAAAAGGAAAAGGTTAGTAATTTTTTCATAATTGAGTAATAATAATTTCTATTTCCGTTCTTAAAATTACACAATAAAAAAACCCGCTTTAAAAAGCGGGTTAATCTTTTATTAACAAGTATTTAACAATAAATTACTTTTCAGCAACTACTTCAAATACGATGTCAGCTACAACTGTTCTGTGTAAACGCACAGCAGCGTTGTATTTTCCTAATCTCTTTACGTTACCTCCAGTAACTTTGATAAATTTCTTATCAATTTCAGTTCCAGCTTTAGCTAAAGCCTCAGCAACGTTAATATTGTTAACTGAACCGAATAATTTATCTCCAGATCCTACTTTAGAAGCAATCTTTAACTCATAACCTTTAACAGTTTCAGCTAATTTAGTAGCATCTTCTATTAATTTAGCTTCTTTATAAGCACGTTGTTTTAAGTTTTCAGCTAAAACTTTCTTTGCAGAAGAAGTAGCTAAAATTGCATATCCTTGTGGGATTAAGTAGTTACGACCATAACCATTCTTAACAGTTACGATATCGTCTTTAAAACCTAAGTTTTCTACGTCTTGCTTTAATATCAATTCCATAATCGTACTGTTTTATTATTTTAACATATCACCTACGTATGGCATTAAAGCTAAGTGACGTGCTCTTTTAATAGCTTGAGCCACTTTACGTTGGTATTTTAAAGATGTTCCTGTTAAACGACGAGGTAAAATTTTACCT
The sequence above is a segment of the Tenacibaculum sp. 190130A14a genome. Coding sequences within it:
- the rplI gene encoding 50S ribosomal protein L9 codes for the protein MELILKQDVENLGFKDDIVTVKNGYGRNYLIPQGYAILATSSAKKVLAENLKQRAYKEAKLIEDATKLAETVKGYELKIASKVGSGDKLFGSVNNINVAEALAKAGTEIDKKFIKVTGGNVKRLGKYNAAVRLHRTVVADIVFEVVAEK